In the genome of Montipora foliosa isolate CH-2021 chromosome 3, ASM3666993v2, whole genome shotgun sequence, one region contains:
- the LOC137995941 gene encoding uncharacterized protein, with protein MKVQKHESQGRPNLFDLDQWLSEYVRARQHLMSEEPANCSLPNRSKPPKQDPPLSSSSLHIKSDPQQKGEEPPKESKSPACLCCNQAHPLYRCNEFKRKSVPECYEVVKSFKMCFNCLKQGHQVNECSNKTHCQVANCKRHHHSLLHYERAPQQLPSQDPQTQPPRTPDNPLPYVAATNSLTANDRVVYFQVVPVTIRGENGVIETFAILDGGSSDTLIKRDIADKLNLKGPEQLLCPENIENNGTPRSSRAVNLLVTPTGKQAVNLPVQIHPAWTVPKLNVPPQILVKENVRKTWKHLEDLDIPAVSTDQIGLLIGVQVTEAMIQHEYRRGPKGQPYAVRTDFGWAIAGLAEGVPSPRTGVSFVGHCVSLDTTLNKEVENWWKTESFGAKFNCDFSRSAEDERALKRLEETTNFRADLDHYETGLLWKGEEVVLPNNRPLAERRLTNLERSLDKNSERAKAYYDTVESYIAKDYARKLSPTEIATREPKNSWYLPHHAVTNPNKPGKIRIVFDAAAPYKGTSLNDQLVTGPDLLNSLVGVIMRFRLHAVAMIADIETMFFQVRVIEKDQPSRDSFGEVQAEIVLLMSTRCKP; from the coding sequence ATGAAAGTTCAGAAACACGAAAGTCAGGGAAGGCCTAACTTGTTTGACCTAGACCAATGGCTTTCAGAATATGTTAGAGCGAGACAACACCTGATGTCTGAGGAACCAGCGAATTGTTCCCTACCTAACAGGTCTAAACCACCAAAACAGGATCCACCCCTAAGTTCTTCTTCACTGCACATCAAGTCGGACCCACAGCAAAAGGGAGAGGAACCCCCAAAAGAATCAAAGTCCCCAGCCTGTCTATGCTGTAATCAAGCTCACCCACTTTACAGATGTAAtgaatttaaaagaaaatctgTACCTGAGTGCTACGAGGTGGTCAAGAGTTTCAAGATGTGCTTCAATTGTCTCAAACAGGGACATCAAGTTAATGAATGCTCGAACAAGACTCATTGTCAAGTTGCTAACTGTAAGAGACATCATCACAGTCTGTTACACTATGAACGTGCACCTCAGCAACTGCCTAGCCAGGATCCACAAACTCAGCCCCCACGGACTCCAGACAACCCCCTCCCGTACGTGGCAGCCACCAACTCCCTCACCGCCAATGACAGAGTGGTTTATTTCCAAGTTGTCCCAGTCACAATACGAGGTGAAAACGGGGTGATTGAAACGTTTGCTATTTTGGACGGCGGCAGTTCAGACACGTTGATAAAAAGAGACATTGCAGACAAGCTGAATCTCAAAGGACCAGAGCAACTACTTTGCCcggaaaatattgaaaataacgGAACACCACGGAGCTCTAGAGCAGTGAATCTTCTTGTGACACCGACCGGGAAACAAGCTGTAAACCTACCTGTTCAGATCCATCCTGCTTGGACAGTCCCTAAATTAAATGTCCCTCCACAAATACTCGTCAAGGAAAACGTTAGAAAAACCTGGAAACACCTTGAAGATTTAGACATCCCTGCTGTGTCTACGGATCAGATAGGCCTACTTATTGGAGTGCAGGTTACCGAAGCTATGATTCAACACGAATACAGACGTGGACCAAAGGGGCAACCATATGCTGTGCGAACTGACTTTGGATGGGCGATTGCTGGCTTAGCGGAAGGAGTTCCTTCCCCCAGAACAGGTGTAAGTTTTGTTGGACATTGTGTTAGCCTAGACACCACATTGAATAAAGAAGTTGAAAACTGGTGGAAGACAGAGTCATTTGGCGCCAAGTTCAATTGTGATTTTTCAAGATCTGCAGAGGACGAAAGAGCTCTTAAGCGCTTAGAAGAAACTACAAACTTTCGAGCTGACCTGGACCATTACGAAACCGGTCTTCTCTGGAAGGGTGAAGAAGTCGTGCTCCCAAACAATCGGCCACTGGCAGAGAGAAGGCTTACAAATCTGGAGCGAAGCCTAGATAAGAATAGTGAAAGAGCCAAAGCCTATTATGACACAGTTGAATCCTACATTGCCAAGGACTATGCCAGAAAGTTATCTCCCACAGAGATTGCTACTAGGGAACCCAAGAACTCTTGGTACCTGCCACACCATGCTGTTACAAATCCCAATAAGCCAGGAAAGATTCGCATAGTGTTTGACGCTGCAGCCCCATACAAGGGAACTTCGTTGAATGATCAACTGGTGACAGGCCCCGACCTGCTGAACTCCCTTGTGGGTGTGATCATGAGATTCCGACTGCATGCTGTTgctatgattgcagacattgaGACAATGTTCTTCCAGGTACGAGTTATCGAGAAAGATCAACCATCACGAGATTCCTTTGGAGAGGTCCAAGCAGAGATCGTCCTCCTGATGTCTACCAGATGCAAGCCATGA
- the LOC137995940 gene encoding uncharacterized protein: MESKYNIAYWLTRGKKPNEINLDSTWQNGPSFLELPESEWPIHKTLTKEQLPELIKIASTITKPFSKDDKDTLASRINIDRYSDFGKLIRVTARILTMYQRKPKSSFKHAGQSLIPSDIAKAEKFWIMEAQKSMYKDVEKGRYKRLCPRKNTDGIYVVGGRGERWIEMSHNKNEVILLPYDHRFSRLYCEHIHKRGHLGVLSTASKIHTRFWIVKLLKMVKSIRYNCVICKKLDKRLSEQIMGKLPVDRLKPSPTWTCTAIDLFGPFKIQDEVKQRTTGKTYGVIFNCLGTREVHVDLAADYSTEKFLMVLRRFASIQS; the protein is encoded by the coding sequence ATGGAAAGTAAATATAACATAGCATATTGGTTAACTCGTGGTAAGAAACCTAATGAAATAAACTTGGACAGCACCTGGCAAAATGGACCCAGCTTCCTTGAGTTGCCCGAATCCGAATGGCCAATACACAAAACACTGACAAAGGAGCAACTTCCCGAATTAATCAAAATAGCATCCACTATAACCAAACCTTTCAGTAAAGATGACAAGGACACATTGGCGTCAAGAATCAACATCGACAGATATTCAGATTTTGGAAAACTAATCAGAGTGACAGCCAGAATTTTGACAATGTACCAAAGAAAACCGAAATCTTCCTTCAAACACGCCGGACAGTCACTAATTCCAAGTGATATAGcaaaggcagaaaaattctggattatggaAGCGCAAAAAAGCATGTATAAAGACGTTGAAAAAGGACGATACAAACGCCTGTGCCCCAGAAAGAATACAGATGGAATATACGTGGTTGGAGGACGGGGAGAAAGGTGGATTGAGATGAGTCACAACAAAAATGAAGTTATCCTTCTTCCTTATGATCATCGATTTTCACGTCTATATTGTGAACATATCCATAAAAGAGGGCACCTTGGCGTTCTCTCGACAGCCAGTAAAATTCACACAAGATTCTGGATTGTCAAACTACTGAAGATGGTCAAGTCTATCAGATACAACTGTGTAATATGCAAGAAACTAGACAAAAGACTGAGTGAGCAAATTATGGGAAAATTACCAGTGGACAGATTAAAGCCGTCTCCTACCTGGACTTGTACTGCTATTGATCTATTTGGACCATTCAAAATTCAAGACGAGGTGAAGCAAAGAACGACTGGGAAAACATATGGAGTGATATTCAACTGTTTAGGCACCCGCGAAGTACATGTAGATCTAGCCGCAGATTATAGCACTGAGAAATTCCTTATGGTCCTGCGAAGATTTGCATCAATACAGTCCTGA
- the LOC137995938 gene encoding uncharacterized protein, with protein MGHMLNDYWAKGPHLLNDLLGVLIRFRENNIAMIGDIKKMYHTVKIKTIEQHTHRFLWRDMDTGRPPDTYVIQRVSFGDKPSGTIATIALRKTAEMGADRCPEATQVIKENAYTDDIIESVPTKEKVTKLAKDIEALLDEGNFKMKEWMFTHYRIDILKTIPNDKSSNTEKVLGVVWNPVQDEFVYKMHLRTTSMKKPNDKTHDNDSNPTKRIILSQANSIYDPLGLTGPFTVRAKILMRELWGIENKLGWDDAVPERYKQYWK; from the coding sequence ATGGGACACATGCTCAATGACTACTGGGCTAAAGGACCACACCTACTTAATGATCTCTTGGGAGTACTCATAAGGTTCAGAGAAAACAACATTGCAATGATAGGTGATATCAAGAAAATGTATCATACAGTCAAGATCAAAACTATTGAGCAACATACACATAGATTTCTATGGAGAGATATGGACACTGGAAGACCACCAGACACATATGTAATACAAAGGGTGTCATTTGGAGACAAACCATCGGGGACGATCGCTACTATTGCATTGAGAAAAACAGCAGAAATGGGAGCGGATAGATGTCCTGAAGCGACTCAAGTCATCAAAGAAAACGCGTATACGGATGACATAATAGAGAGTGTTCCCACCAAAGAAAAAGTGACAAAACTCGCTAAGGATATAGAAGCCTTACTTGACGAAGGAAACTTCAAAATGAAAGAGTGGATGTTCACCCATTATAGAATTGATATACTCAAAACTATACCCAATGACAAATCCTCTAATACGGAAAAAGTGTTGGGAGTTGTTTGGAACCCAGTTCAAGACGAATTTGTATATAAGATGCACCTTCGAACCACATCCATGAAAAAACCAAACGATAAGACTCATGATAATGACAGCAACCCAACGAAAAGAATAATTCTATCACAAGCGAATAGCATTTATGATCCTCTTGGTTTAACAGGACCATTTACAGTCAGAGCAAAGATTTTGATGAGGGAACTATGGGGAATCGAAAATAAACTAGGTTGGGATGATGCAGTTCCTGAAAGGTACAAACAATACTGGAAATAA